Genomic window (Lynx canadensis isolate LIC74 chromosome A1, mLynCan4.pri.v2, whole genome shotgun sequence):
TCCCAGGTTGCACATGTGTTCCGTAATTGTACCCCCAAATTACATAATGCTCCTTTGCTGTTAGTCTTGCAAAGTTCCTCCTTAGGGAACACTGAATTTCCAAGAAGAGAGGGTTTGAGGCAGCGTCCGTGGCCACCGTCCtccctcacacactgctggtcTGCATGCAGTTGTCCCTCTTTGTACCTTCGCTGCCTATCTCTTGCTAACCCCAGTCTCTCCCCACAGCTGCTCGAAGTGAACAAGCAGTGGGACCAGCATTTCCGGTCCATGAAGCAGCAGTACGAGCAGAAGGTACTGGGGGGTTATGGGAACCCAGGGCTGTGAaccccaggctcctggctgtgcTGTCGGAGCATCCCCGGTCTTCTGTCTGCTGCTTCCTTCTCAGGAGCTTTGAACCTTGGAGGTTCACCCCTTCCCTCACGCACTGTCCCCCCTCTCGCCTTTGAACCCAGATCACCGAGCTGCGCCAGAAGCTGGCGGACCTACAGAAGCAGGTGACTGACCTGGAGGCTGGAGCGGGAGCAGAAAGCAGCGTGACTTTGACCGGAAGCTCCTCCTGGCCAAGTCCAAGATTGAAATGGAGGAGGCAAGTCGACTGCCGGTCCCTGCAGCTCCAGCTTGGGAGGCCGCTGTCCCGCCTCATTAGCCGAGAATTCTGTGAAGTGAACGGGCGGGGCGGAGGGCTGGAGTTGGGAGACCTGGGGGCTCCGTCTCTGCCTCTAGTGCTCAGGGCTATGTGGCCACAGGCAGAAGCACTTTCCTCCCCTGTGCCCCGTTTCCCATCTGAAAACTGAGGAGATCGGATTACCTGTTGCTTTCCGTATTTTCTTGCTTACATGCAgaagagcttttttttaaagagtttatttattttgagagaatgtgggggaggggcagagagcgagggagagggagagagagaatcccaagcagggtctgcaccgCCAGCAAaggagcccaatacggggctcgaacccatgaaccatgaggtcatgacccgagccgaagtctgccgcttagcagaccgagccacccaggcgcctgcgcGCAGAAGAGCTTTTTGTTCACTTAAAATCTCACAGACCAGGGAACTGTACAGGGAAGCGCAATACAAGAGACACAGGCTGCTCTGGAACACTTGACGGGGCTGGGCCGCTGCTGACTGTTTAGAGTAGTGATGGctgtttgggggtggggcagctaAAACATTAGGCAGGGGCTTCCTTTCTTCACGCATCGAGCGACTACTCAACAGTGTGCGCCTGGCATTGTGCTGGGCACAGAGGCTCAGCGGTGAACAGCCCAGTCCTGCCCTTGGTGGGAAAGAAACACTAAACAGCTCATCACAGAAGCAAATAAGTAGAAGTGTGTTAAAGTACCACAGGAGGAGTTAGAAGGATCAGGGAGAGGGCGGAAAGGGAGACCAGGAGAAATAGTATCTGGCCTGTCAGTGTGCGACTGACAAGCAGCCAAGGCACTCCAGGATCCTGGGACAGCTTAGAGGAAAGGCCATTTGACCCCCAGACTCTCAGAAGATAGTATCTGTATTACGGTGTCTTCCCGTTCGTGGGGACTGGGCACACGCTGCTTTGCCTGGCTTAAAAATGGACGTTTTCAACACGAATTGCATTTCAGAGTTCCCTCCGTCAGCATGTGACACCCAGGGGCTTTATCTGAGGGGTCATCCTGCCTCAGTGACCACCCCTTGCCTTGAAGGTCTGTGTTAGGAAGGATGCTGCCCGTCTTTTCTCCAAGTGCAGTCACGTCGGTGACTGGCAGCCAGACCCCTGGCTCTTTGGTCCCTTCCCCTAGCTCCCATCAGGAGGCAAAATAAATCCCTGGCATGGGACAGTCCCCCATTagcagggggcaggtggggtgtCCTAAGACAAAGCATGGCCCTGTGATAAGGACACGTGGTGATAGAGACCATGCTAATCCTGGAGCCTCTTACGTAGGAATCCAGAACACCTCCCCCGAGGTCTGCCCAAGGCTGCCCTCCCCAATCTCTGGCTGACCTCCCCTATTTGAAACACTTCCTTTGACTTGCGAAGGCAGAGGGAGCACTGGAATtaggagacctgggttctggcCCCAGCTCGCTGTGTGTGGCCTTCGGTGagtcccctcccttctctggacATTCGTTTCCCATCACGTGAAAGGGCTAAGATTTGGTGCTCTCTAAAGGCCAATCCAGCTGTGGCCCTCTGCAGTGAAGGAGCCCTGCCTGTTCCATAAtgggtgtgggggcagggctTCCACCTTGAAGCCTTCCCTGGTTTCTTCTCAGCTGTGATGCTCTTTCTTTTAACCTCACAGTGCTTTGTTTCTCTGTGGAGGAACACTCTGCCTTTTATgctgcatttatttctttaagggTCTTGTCTCCTCTAGGCTTAGAGACCATAAGAACTAAAAGGTCCTTTAGAGATTCTCAGTGGTTTATCACTTTCTGTGTATCACAGAAGACTCCTGTGCGAATCTCGTGGACGCTATGGCTTTTCTCCCTAGAGAATTGGACAGACAAAATTCTGCAGCCCGTTTTGGGGCTCACAGACCTCCTGACGCCCATCTGTGACTCACGTTAAGAGCACCCCTCCccggcgtgcctgggtggctcagtcaagcctctgacttcagctcaggtcattgtctcacggcttgggagttcaagcccctcaccgggctctcggctgtcagtGCCGCTCACGTTTTCAACCCcactctttaaataaataaacattaaaaaaaaaaaagagaaagaaaagaaccccCTACCCGTGGCAGATAAGTGAGCATAGACCAGAGAGTACTGTGACTGTGGCCAAGGTCTCAGCCCATTGGTAGAGAAGCTGGTGTCAGAACCCACCCGAACTGCCTTTTCCTTGAGGACAGGACCTTATGGCATCACGGCTCTGATGCCTTGCATGGTGCCTTCACACGAGCGTTGCGGGGGCTgctgggggagcggcagagaggagGCATGGCtgagtgagggtggggcaggaagCGCAGCGGGTCAGGCTCCCAGAGGGGTTCCCTGCTCACCAACCCTGTGTTCCCTGCAGACCGACAAGGAGCAGCTGACAGCGGAGGCCAAGGAGCTGCGCCAGAAGGTCAAGTACCTGCAGGATCAGCTGAGCCCACTCACCAGGCAGCGGGAGTACCAGGAAAAGGAGATCCAGCGGCTCAACAAGGTGGGCGCCTGGAGTAGGCAGGGCTTCCTGAGCCCAGCTGCAAACATCCCCTCCACCGCCGGTACCCCGACCCTCAAGTCAGGAGGGGTGACTTGTGGATCGGTGAGCCATTGCTGAGGGCCTCCATGCAGCCTCGCGGCGcccgctgtctctgtctttccctccccacGTGCCGAGTGGCCAGCCCTGAGATGTGCATGTGCCCGCTCCAACCTCAAGGCCTTTGGACGAGCCCTTTCCTCACAGGGCCCCATCCCGCTCAACGCTCATCGTTCAGTCTCGGTTTTAACACCACTTTCCTCTGCAAGGCCTCCCTGGAGTCTCATTCAGGTCCTCCTGTTGTATGCTCCTAAAGCACCAGAACCTTCTTTCATTCTCCTTCTTGCATCTTCTTGTGATTTCCTGTTTAATGATCTGTCTCCCAGTGGGGGGAGGTGCTCGCCTTCACCAGTGTATGTGCCCCCAGCGCCTGGCACCGTGCCTGGCACCAAGTGCAAGGTCAGGACACAGCTGCTCAAAGGAGTAGCTGAGCACGGCCCGAGGGTTCCTGCCCTCGAGAATTGGGACCcagagagatggggtgcctgggcagagGCTGGGTTTTAAAGCCGAGGCCTGCTGCTTTGGGCCAAGGTGAGTGGGCAGGGAACAGGCTGGGTCTGGGGGCTGATTCTGATCCCAGCTCAGCCACTTcagcctctctgagtctcagttttgcCATCTGAACCCTGGCTGGACTCCTTCCAGCCCCGCCCACCTTCCAGCACAGGTGCACTGACAAGAGGAAGCTTTGAAGGCCTCCTCTTCCAAGGAGACGAGTTCCCCGAAGGCCTGGAGGAATTGTCTCTGGTTCATCTTTTCCTCCTTGCCTGGctgtcctcctttccctcctgccaCCTGACCTTGTTCACACGGGCTCGGCATGAGTTTGGCATTCGCTGGGCCCTAGCCCTGTTAGGGTAACCCTTTCTATTTGGTTTTGGAATTTGATAAGCATTGATTATGTCAAGTCTGGAGAACCTTGGGACCTGTTCTCAGTGGAAAGAATGACCTGTCCTGAGCTGGGGGATTTGGGGGTCTACATTCGGGCACAGTGTTGTACAGAGTGGCAGATCACAGAGATGACTCAGGCAGGATCACTGCTTTCCAAGTTTCCCTGGCATCGCTGGGGACAGAGACCTAGGTGTGGGTGACTGATGCAAGGCAAGTGACGTGCTTTGCTTGGGACCTCAGGCaagtctctccctgtccctggacctcagtcttctcatctaaAATATAGgcagatggaggggcgcctgggtggctcagtccattaagtgcccaacttcagctcaggtcatgatctcacggcctgtgagttcgagccccacatcaggctctgtgctgacagctcagagcctggagcctgcttccgattctgtgtctccctctctctctgcccctcccctgctcattctctctccccgctccctctccctccctttctcttcctctctctttcaaaataaacattgaaaaattaaataaataaataaaatataggcaGATGGAGTAAGTAGGAGGATCAAGTAGAGCCATAACTTCCCCTTGCAGCGTCCTGGGCTTACTCTGGCTCAGCGGTTTCCTCAGGTTTCTGGGAGAGACAAGGAGACTGCGTGGGGGCCCAAGTCCAAGTTGGAGAAGGTCTTCTTTATCTCCCCACTGTCTAGGGAGGCACTGTGGGCACTGCTAATGCATGGCGAGCGGAAGCCCTGATGTCCCGGGGGCTAAAGTGCAGGTGGTGAGGAGGGTGGTCGGTGTTGAGCAGGGGTCCAGAGTTCTCAAGTAACATGTTAACCAAGCTGAAGGAGAAAATCAGTTAATAGAGACCTTTTTAAGAAGGTGGGAGCACACTGTTTacaaaaaggaaagtattttgtGAGTGTGGTAGAATaagggtgctttttttttttttttaattttcaaaatcttctTTGGTGATGTTTCAGCCCATTTTCAGGCTTAGAAaggcaaaatattaaataagtcaAAATTAAAATCCAGTCTGACCACAGAAGAGTTGGGGACAGAAAGTTTGGTGTGGTAGCCAGGGATTTGGGAAGCTAAAAATCTGAGGGCAGGGCAGTTGTTGAGGACACGGAAGCTTCCCCGAAGAACTGAATATTCTGTCTAGGTCTGGGTACTAGAATTGAGCTGCACCTGCCCAGGGAAGGACAGAGTCTCCCTTCTACATGAGGACCCCCGTTTAGCGTGCTtaaaagctgtgtgactttggacagatCCCTTCAtgtttctgaacctcagttttcacatctgtccAATGGGAGTGATGATCATAGTCTTTTTTTCACAGGACTGTGGAGAGGATCCAGTGAAATGATGTGTGTATCGTGTAAATGGATAGGGTAGCATTTACTAAATGGTACTGGAGGTGGtcattattattgtcattctTATCAGGAAGGGGGTCACTAAGGTGACCTCTCCGACGGGGCCTGACTGCCAGGGCTCCTGCTGATGGGTCCATCTCCTCTCTTCCCGATCCCAGGCCCTGGAGGAAGCACTGAGCATCCaggcctccccctcctctccaccaGCTGCGTTTGGGAGCCCAGAAGGAGCTGGTGGCCTCCTAAGGAAACAGGAGCTGGTCACGCAGAACGAATTGCTGAAACAGCAGGTGAGCCCAAGAGGTGGAGGTCAGGTAGGAGGTGCTGAGTGGGGGGCTGGAGCATTCCTGAGGACCCAGGAGGGGCTTGAAATCCTGTGGAAGCTGTAATTAGTAGTCCACATTCTGGCTGTTGGCCAGGACCCCTGTCTGGTTCTTGGTTTATCCTTTCCAGCACTGTATCCCTAAGTCATTCCTCTGCCGTGTTTTTGATTTAACCATCTCTGTACCCCAGCTGTGCTATTATTTacctagcattttaaaaataaattttaaatatgttacttTCAGTAAACTTATTTGGAAAGGAACTTTGTAACAATACTACAAAtggaaaatactttattatttgcCACCGGTAGAAAGTAGCTGTAAGCAATAAATGCAGTAAAAGCCAAGCAGTGTTATTAAACTCCAGCTGGATACCCTTGCCTGATGAAGCCTCTGAACTTGAGTCCTCTtcgagggaagggaagggaaattagTAAGTACTAGAAAGGTGTTGAAGACATGCTAGCGTAAACACAGACTTTCTCCCTGCGGGGCACAGAAGGACTGAAAGGAAATTGGAAAGGCTGGAGCTCTCCCACATGTTTCTATTGGATGCCATGATTTGGAGGTTTCTAAACCATCTCTAACCCGGACGTCGTCTCACTGGTCTGCAGTGGGATGTGAAACTGCAGACGCAGAGGCAGGGAGCCACCCCAGCCCCTTCTGTGCCAGCGCACCCCCAAAGCCTTGGGAGAGCCCTGCGGGTCCTCTGCTCTCGGAGCCGGGAGACAAAGTCTGGTCTTGCACCCACGCTCTGGGCCTGTGGCCGTGCCTTAGCAGGGTTGGACTGGTTGGGGGCTTGTgacccccctcctttttttttaggCCACGGGCACCTTGTTTAAATAAAGCCTGTGTTGAAGCCCGGAATATGAAATAGAGGGACCCAGAGTTTCTCTGATTGAAGTGAGGGCTGGGAAGCCCGAGGTGCGCTCGTTCCCCTCCTCACAGCTACTGTGAGATGGGGTGAAAGCAGCAGGAGGCCAGAGCAGACTGagcccctcctcctcactctcacccccccactccaccccctcccctctatTCCCCTGCAGGTGAAGATCTTCGAGGAAGACTTCCAGAGGGAGCGCAGTGATCGAGAACGCATGaatgaggagaaggaagagctgAAGAAGCAGGTGGAGAAACTACAGGCCCAGGTCACCCTGTCCAATGCCCAGGTGGGAACGGCTGGAcggagggaggggcagctggCCTGTCCtcggtgggcagggaggggggtgtggagggTCCCCGGTGACACTGGAGGTCGGGACACTCACTGGTTcttctcccagctctgccaccctATTTCTGTGTACCTCAgcaagtcccttcccctccctgacctCTAACTCTGGCCTCCACAGTCGGAGCCACCTCTGTCACAGAACGGAAGTGAAGGACACTGACAGGGAAGCATAGCAACAGGAGGCCCGTGGGGGCTCTCCTGACCTGTGTTCAGACCCACGGAGGGCGGGCCTCACCTGCAGCCACCAGCCTGGGTTCTGCTCTGCCCCACGggggccttcccctccccccccccccagacactgCCCTGGGGCCGAGCCAGGCGGGTAGCCGAGAGTGGTGGCTGCGTAGGCCCCCGGTCCCGGCCTGGCCAGGAAGTGCCTGTGCCaagtctcctctccctccctccttctctcagcTCAAAGCATTCAAAGATGAGGAGAAGACAAAAGAAGCCCTCAAACAGCAGAAGAGGAAGGCAAAGGTGAGGAGGCTTGAGGGAGGAAGCAGCACTTACCTCATCCTACCTTCTTCAGGGACCTACAGTCTGAGGGGAGAGGCAGTGTTTGCTCAGGGGTCCAACTAATTAATGAGGTAATGCAGGTAGAGCACTAGGAACAGCACTTGGTACAGAGTGAGTGCTCGGGACACGTTAGATGTCATCATTGTTGTTATTCTGTGTCCATGTACCAGCCATCAGTGCCCATCTACCAGCCTTCAGCAAACTAAGATTCTGAATAGGGAAAGGGAGGAGACGGGTATCGCTGGGGGTGGCCTGTGCAGCCTATCATGGGCTAGAGTCAGACAGCAGCATTTCTTGCAGGCCTCAGCGGACCGTTACCACATGGATCCCCACCCAGAACACCTCTGCGGGGCCTATCCGTACGCCTACGCACCCATGCCAGCCATGGTCCCACACCACGGCTTTGAGGACTGGTCCCAGATCcgctaccccccgccccccatggcCATGGAGCACCCGCCCCCACTCCCCAACTCACGCCTCTTCCATCTGGTGAGTCTGTGCCCCTCCTTTGCTCCAGGATACACACACAGGCCTCCCCACACACTTTCCAGAGGGCAGGATCAAGTGAGGGGGTCTGAAACTGCATGCTGGGTTGGCTCTTTGCCGAACAACACTGTGGTGTACAGGCAGATGTCCAAGCCTGGCAGGACTCTCCAGCCCAAAGCTGCTCAAGGTCACCGTTTTGAACAGAAAAGGCTCAGAGGTCAGGACAGGAAGGAGGGCTGCCTCCAACCAAGCAGGCCAGGGGTGTCAGATttgagtttgactttttcttaGAACTTCTGCATGTAACCAGGTACCGGGTCCTCACCATGCATTctctcctttgcttttccttctcttttctccttttcagtttcccttcccttcctccccgctccctccccgcccttctttatttccttttccttgcttATTCTTTCTCCAAAGAGCTGCTGTCCCCTATCCCATCCTCTGCATCCTTCTGCCACAGTCCTGCTCAGGCATCCCTGCTCCCACCTGGACGATGACATTGCCTCCTGCCTGGCATTTCTTCCAGCTTCTCCTGCTAGGCCCTGTCCTTACCCAGCTTCTTGAAACACTGGAGTAGAGTGTGGGACTTAAGAGATTGGCTCTGGGCTTATATAGAAGACCTAATTCCGAAGCTTggccactttgttttcttttttttttttttaagggagtttttgttttgttttgttttttttttagtttatttatttttattttaagagagagagcgggggtggtgtggggagaggcagagagaggcactgggctggatctcacgcccgggagatcatggcctgaaatcaggagtcagacgcttaaccagccgagccagtcaggtgccccttggcCACTTTCTTAGCTGGACGACCTTCAACAAGTTTctttaacccctctgagcctcaggtttaccttacctgtaaaatggacgTGGCAACCTGGGTTGTTGTTAAGGATTCAGTTGCACTAGATTAATGTGTATTTAGCGCCATGCTGGCATGGTAGCTGCTACTGTAATTTCTGAACGTGGTCACCGATTACTAAGCACCGGTCCTGTTGTAGCCAGAATACACCTGGCGGCCGCCCTGTGGAGGGATGCGCAATCAGAGCTCCCAAGTGATGGACTCGCCCACAGCCAGGCCTGCGGAACCAGGTGAGTGGGAGCTAGTACTGGGTCTCATCGTCCCCTCGGGGAGATAACTTCTCACATGGCAGGTGTGCCCCAGTTTGGGGCTGATCTCACCACCTTCTGATCTTGGTGGAAGAGAGGCCTCACTGTGCAAAACAGTGTTGCGAGAATGGGAGGTGACTGCAGGCTGAGGGGACTgaagtcattcattcatctgaGTGTGGTGTCTAATCGCCGGgtgctgtgctgggtgctgggtgctgagtGAGGAGAAACAGATACGGTCTCTGCCCCTATGGAGCTCACTGTctagggagggaggcagaaaggaataaaatgcacgccaaaaaaaaaaaaaaaaaaaaaaatcacacaaatggGCCTTCAGTtgcactcaggtgccctgaaggAAGAAGGGTAGATACCGGGGGAGCCTGACCTGGCCCGGGGACAGTGATGTTTGAGTCGAGACTCTCAGAATGCATGGCGTTAACTCGGTGAAGAGAACGTTCTTGCAGAGAAATGACAAATACATAGGccttggtgggagggagggagggaggaaggaagcagactGGAGGACCAAGAGAAGACTGCAGGAGCCAAGAACAAGGTGGAGAAGGAGCGACGGGCGAGGCGAGGTGaggtcagggagggaggggagtccAGGCCGTGCAGGGGCTTGCAGACCGTGGCAGGGGGCTGGTCTTTATTCTAAAGGAGATGTGGATTCCTTGGACATGTTTAAAGCACAGTGGCATGACAGATTcgatttgcattttgttttgtttttaatttatgttagAGAGctagagggggagaggggcagagggagagagagagaatctcaagaaggctccgtgctcagtgcgaagcctgatgcagggcttgatcccttgaCTCTGGGATCGGGACCcaagccgaaatgaagagttggacgctcaaccgactgagccacccaggcgcccccagcatttTGAAAAGCTCCGTCAGGTCACGGTGTTGGCCGTAAACAGTTGGGGACTGGCGGTTTGTTCACTAGTCACAGGAGGACTGCAGGCCCTTAGTGACAGCCTTTGCTTTCTGCAAGGCTGCGTGGGGCAGAAGGCACCATCTTGCCTGTGGGGGCGAGCGTCAGGGAAGCTGAGTCCTTCCCAGCACAAAGAGGTGTTTTCTAAGGGTTGTGGCCGTGCAGCGATAGAGCCAGCTGTGCCAGGAGATAGAGTGCCCCTCGCAGAAGGTGCCCCTCACAGGGGCTGCAGGGGGACGTGGAGGCAGCGTGGTTTGGAAGACGTAGTGGGTGGCAGGAGGCATTGCGCCGGTCCGCCGTTTTCTCATGGTTCCCCACAGAGCCCTAGAGGTTGTGTGGAGCCCGTCAGAGGCTGCTGTGACGAGGGGCAAGTGGGCAGGGCTGTCTCCTCCCCCAGAACTTCTCTAACTCTGGGATGTGGAGCCAGACTGGCTAAGCTCAAACACTTCCTAGATCTGGAACTTcaggcaaatttttaaaaatctctctgtGTGCCTATTCCCTCCTCCGTAAAGGGCCGATAATCTGCCTGCTTCATAGGGCTGGACAAGGATTGAGTGACAAATGTACCTAAGGTACTAGCCCGGGGCCTGGCACTCGGCAACACTTAACTCTAGGTGTTACGTTCATCGTTACTTACTGGTTTCTGTAGGCCTTTGGAACCTACTGTATCGTATCATCTTTTAAAGTcctcaacatttttctttatttagagtcTACGAAAAATGACCGTGAGGGGCCTCAGTGAGACCAGATTATGTCACTTGGCTCCACCTTCGTCTTGCCAGAGCCACCTGATCTCAGATTACTGAAAAACTAGAGGCCACGTTCTGTATGCAGCCAGCGCCCCGGCCGGATGGGAGGCTGATGGGCCACCAGCTTGTGCCCCAGCCCGACCTGAACTGTTCACAGACTGGAGAGGCTCCACCCAGAAGGCTTCCATCTGGGGCCCCTCCTGTGGAGTGGCCAGGAGAAACTCGCCACCCTGCCACCAAGTGGAGAGAGGCCTCATCTGACTCTGACCTGCCATGCTTTGCAGAAGCGCTGGGGGACGTCAGTCTCAAGAGTGGGGTCCAGCTGAGACCCCTTCCTTTCAAAACTTCCCCAGAAGTGGTTCCAGCCCCTCTGGGGACCACGTTCAGTTcatgtgtgtgtttgattttCGCTTCAAGCTCTGTAGCAGCAGGACCTGCCCCATGCCCATCCCTTCCCCTCTGAGGAGCTGCAGGAAGGGCAGGTTTGCCCCCGGACACAGAAGAGAATGACGGGGTGTTCCGTTGCAGGgccctccacctccacccaccAGCCTTGCTGGTGCCATGACAGCCTGGGATGAAGGCCACGCCAGTCACATGCGCTGAGGGGCCCACCGTGAAGCTACCAGAGCCCCGGCCCTGCAGCTGGAGGCTTGTGGTGTCAGAGGCCCAGAACAGGGTGGCTGGCTGTCCCTGGGCAGCTGTTTGCACGAACCTTGGACATAAATCCAAGTTGAAGATCAGTATTCTgtgacttgtgtttttttttacgTCCGGGCTAATGTTCTCCTCCCAGTCAGTGAGAGTGCTGCTTTCCCGGCCTCTTCCCTCTGTGCCCCATGGCCCCTAGTCCCGAGAGCACCGCCCCGACTCTCGGCAGATATCCCCCGGGCCCTGCTCTGCGCCTCCTCGAGGGTGGGCAGCCAGGGGCAGTGGACAGAATCTGGGCTGAGAGGTGACCTGGGTTTGTATTCCAGTCCTGCCCCTCACCTACCAGAAGACCCTGGGCGAGGCTGGCccttctgtgagcctcagtttcctcgcctgTCAAATGGAACACTTCATCTCAGCTCCAGCTGCCTGGAGAAATGTGGGAGGGAACGAGAGCGGATATGAACTGGATTTATAAACTCCAAATGCCGAGTTAGAGAAGCAGAGTGGGCTGGGCCTAGGTAGAAACCAAACAGCAGGCGCCCAAAGCACTCCCTCCAATTCTTTTTCCGTCcttctgctccctcccaccctccccagctAGGGTGGCCCCATGGTGGAAGCACCACAGTAAGCTCAGCTGCTGCAGAAAGGCCTTTACTGGGAACACAGGGGTGAGTCTAATACCGAGAGCCAGGATGAGGGGAGAGGGCACATCCTGCAGAAAAGCAGGGGTGGCATCCCTGCCCAGGGGCCTCAGCCTGAATGCACTAAGGGCTGGCCCTTCAGACAGGCTCAGGGGAGGTCCGCCCACAAGGGCTTCGGGCCCCTCCTTCATGGAGACGCCATCCCTGACACGGGACGTGGCCCTTCCTCTCACGTCTGCCTCGGCTGCTCTCAGGGAgcactgtggggtgggggagggggcttgggaGGGGCCCCTCAGGAAGGAGCGAGGCTGCATGATGGAGAGGGGGGAAGATTGGGCAGTGTGGTAGACCCAGAAACTTCTGGGCACTTCAGTGGTGAGATTTGGAGGCAGTGGGAGATGCCGGCCCCAAGGTTGAGGTCCGGGTCAGAGCAGAACAGTTGGATCTGGATCTGGTTTTAACTTGGGCTCCACTGAAAGTGAATGGCTCTCACTGGAACAGAGAACTGGAGAGAAAGGGGAGTTCTCCAGCACTCTCCATAACACACAGCTGTGGGCACACAAACGGTTCACGTCCCCCATATTTGCGCAGGTAGACAGCGTTGGCTGTACCCATGCACACGCACGGTCACACACACCTGGAGGCACGTGTGCAGACACCCACATGCGCAGCAGTACAGACGACAATCGTACGCGCACGTTTGGGTCAGGTCGGGGCCTTGTATATTAGTAAGGGGTCTGTGGCGGGAGTGTGTTGTGGTTAGAGAAATGGGTTCCTTCCTGAACAgagtccctccccagcccctgcatGGTGGACACAGGGTGGGGCAGGCCTGATTTACTTCCCGTTGACTGTCAGGGCCGCCTGCCGCCTCATGTAGGCCAGGATGTCCATCTTGACGGTGCTGACCGTGGTCCGGTGGTACCAGCGCATGAGGGGCACGCCATCTGGCCCCACCAGGAACTTCT
Coding sequences:
- the TNIP1 gene encoding LOW QUALITY PROTEIN: TNFAIP3-interacting protein 1 (The sequence of the model RefSeq protein was modified relative to this genomic sequence to represent the inferred CDS: deleted 2 bases in 1 codon) gives rise to the protein MEGRGPYRIYDPGGGVPPGEASAAFERLVEENSRLKEKMQGIKMLGELLEESQMEASRLRQKAEELVKDSELLPPPSPSLASFDHLAELTGKEADVPAAPADPAHPSNKAEPVQKPPSSELGPLPHEDTNLMLHLQRLETTLSVCAEEPDHSQLFTHLGRMALEFNRLASKVHKNEQRTSILQTLCEQLRKENALKAKLDKGLEQRDQAAERLREENMELKRLLMSCGKEDTCGQPGFPKMEGAGKKGVAGQQQACVTAGKIPEVGALGAAEKKVKMLEQQRTELLEVNKQWDQHFRSMKQQYEQKITELRQKLADLQKQVTDLEASGSRKQRDFDRKLLLAKSKIEMEETDKEQLTAEAKELRQKVKYLQDQLSPLTRQREYQEKEIQRLNKALEEALSIQASPSSPPAAFGSPEGAGGLLRKQELVTQNELLKQQVKIFEEDFQRERSDRERMNEEKEELKKQVEKLQAQVTLSNAQLKAFKDEEKTKEALKQQKRKAKASADRYHMDPHPEHLCGAYPYAYAPMPAMVPHHGFEDWSQIRYPPPPMAMEHPPPLPNSRLFHLPEYTWRPPCGGMRNQSSQVMDSPTARPAEPESTKNDREGPQ